The Streptomyces sp. Alt3 genome has a segment encoding these proteins:
- a CDS encoding AraC family transcriptional regulator, producing the protein MQKIRHTPVAPTRTQRLASGGEIDAHRHDDHQIAYASTGTIAVTTDAGSWIAPATRALWIPAGTVHQHQAHGELDLHLVGLPAIENPLGLDKPAVLAVSPLLRELIVAYTRAPDNDSPPHLRLRAVMLDQLTISPEQPLHLPAPTDPLLRELHDILCADPADNRSLDDLGREIGASARTLSRRLRDNLGLTYPQLRTQIRLHRALILLADDTPVTAVAHHCGWSSASTFINVFRRTFGHTPGTRPTT; encoded by the coding sequence ATGCAGAAAATCCGCCACACTCCTGTCGCGCCGACCCGGACCCAGCGCCTGGCGTCCGGCGGTGAGATCGACGCGCACCGCCACGACGACCACCAGATCGCCTACGCCAGCACAGGCACCATCGCGGTGACCACCGACGCCGGCTCCTGGATCGCCCCCGCCACTCGCGCGCTCTGGATCCCCGCGGGCACCGTCCACCAGCATCAGGCCCACGGCGAGCTCGACCTCCACCTCGTCGGCCTGCCCGCCATCGAGAACCCCCTCGGCCTGGACAAACCCGCCGTCCTCGCCGTCAGTCCCCTCCTGCGCGAACTCATCGTCGCCTACACCCGCGCCCCCGACAACGACAGCCCACCCCACCTACGCCTGCGCGCGGTCATGCTCGACCAGCTCACCATCTCCCCCGAACAGCCCCTGCACCTGCCGGCCCCAACCGACCCCCTCCTCCGCGAACTGCACGACATCCTGTGCGCAGACCCGGCCGACAACCGTTCCCTCGACGACCTCGGACGCGAGATCGGCGCCAGCGCCCGCACCCTCTCCCGCCGCCTCCGCGACAACCTCGGCCTCACCTACCCCCAGTTGCGCACCCAGATCAGGCTCCACCGCGCCCTGATCCTCCTGGCCGACGACACCCCCGTCACCGCAGTCGCGCACCACTGCGGCTGGTCCTCCGCCAGCACCTTCATCAACGTCTTCCGCCGCACCTTCGGCCATACCCCCGGCACTCGCCCCACCACCTGA
- a CDS encoding GNAT family N-acetyltransferase — MSWLPDDFVHPVLVPLPGGGHHLRPIREADTPLDYPAVMGSRERLWTVFGPAWGWPAATMTYEADQADLLRHEQEIAAHQSFNYALFDAAETALLGCVYIDPPERAGADGEIAWWVVDELVGSKVEQALDVLVPQWIADDWPFEQPRFLGREISWSDWLALPEHPDT; from the coding sequence ATGAGCTGGCTTCCCGATGACTTCGTCCATCCCGTCCTGGTACCGCTGCCGGGTGGTGGCCATCACCTGCGGCCGATCCGGGAGGCGGACACCCCGCTCGATTATCCGGCTGTGATGGGTTCACGCGAGCGGCTGTGGACCGTCTTCGGCCCGGCCTGGGGCTGGCCTGCGGCCACCATGACCTACGAGGCCGACCAGGCCGACCTGTTGCGGCACGAGCAGGAGATCGCCGCACACCAGTCCTTCAACTACGCGCTGTTCGACGCGGCGGAGACAGCTCTGCTCGGTTGTGTCTACATCGACCCACCGGAGAGGGCCGGCGCGGACGGCGAGATCGCCTGGTGGGTGGTGGACGAGCTGGTGGGCAGCAAGGTCGAGCAGGCCCTCGACGTGCTGGTGCCGCAGTGGATCGCCGACGACTGGCCGTTCGAGCAGCCGCGCTTCCTCGGCCGCGAGATCTCCTGGTCGGACTGGCTCGCCCTGCCGGAGCATCCCGACACGTGA
- a CDS encoding MFS transporter: MRRNTPILLLAVGHACVDIYQGAVAALIPFFVAERDYTYAVASGIVLAASLLSSVAQPVFGALTDRWAMPWLLPVSTLLGGVGIALSGLSGSYGLTLFFVAVSGIGVAAYHPESARVARLAGKGSHKAMSWFSLGGNIGFALAPLVVSATIGHGSLHWTPVLVLPALAGAALCVPVLRLIARSRTGTAGTPAAPDADDVASFVKLSLAVVFRSIVFTGLSTFISLYAQQRMQGSTTAGTVALFLLFLGGAVGSVLGGSLAGRYDRVRVSRWSYLLSIAAVTGVIYAPGPAMFLFVVLTSAGLYVPFSLQVTLGQDYLPSRIGTASGVTLGLTVSIGGLMSPLLGHLADTTDLRTALTPLIAMPALSWLLFRALPEPTAPGTRTATPASASARQEAQTRTNR, from the coding sequence GTGCGAAGGAATACACCGATCTTGCTGCTGGCCGTGGGACACGCCTGCGTCGACATCTACCAGGGCGCCGTAGCGGCGCTGATCCCGTTCTTCGTGGCCGAACGGGACTACACCTACGCGGTCGCCTCCGGCATCGTGCTGGCCGCGTCCCTGCTGTCGTCGGTGGCCCAGCCGGTGTTCGGCGCGCTCACCGACCGGTGGGCGATGCCGTGGCTGCTGCCGGTCAGCACCCTGCTGGGCGGTGTGGGCATCGCGCTCAGCGGCCTGAGCGGCTCCTACGGGCTCACCCTGTTCTTCGTCGCCGTCTCCGGCATCGGCGTGGCCGCCTACCACCCGGAGTCCGCCCGTGTGGCCCGGCTGGCCGGCAAAGGCAGCCACAAGGCGATGAGCTGGTTCTCCCTCGGCGGCAACATCGGCTTCGCGCTCGCCCCGCTCGTGGTGTCGGCCACGATCGGTCACGGCTCGCTGCACTGGACACCCGTCCTCGTTCTCCCCGCGCTCGCCGGCGCCGCCCTGTGCGTACCCGTCCTGCGGCTGATCGCCCGGTCTCGGACCGGCACGGCCGGGACACCGGCCGCGCCGGACGCGGACGATGTGGCCTCGTTCGTGAAGCTGTCCCTGGCAGTCGTCTTCCGCTCCATCGTCTTCACCGGCCTGAGCACCTTCATCTCCCTCTACGCCCAGCAGCGTATGCAAGGCAGCACCACGGCGGGGACCGTGGCCCTGTTCCTGCTGTTCCTGGGTGGCGCCGTCGGCTCGGTCCTGGGCGGATCCCTGGCCGGCCGCTACGACCGCGTCCGCGTCTCCCGCTGGTCCTACCTGCTCTCCATCGCCGCCGTCACCGGAGTGATCTACGCACCTGGCCCGGCCATGTTCCTCTTCGTGGTCCTCACCTCCGCCGGCCTGTACGTCCCCTTCTCCCTCCAGGTGACCCTCGGCCAGGACTACCTGCCCTCTCGCATCGGCACCGCCAGCGGCGTCACCCTCGGCCTCACCGTCAGCATCGGCGGTCTCATGAGCCCCCTGCTGGGACACCTCGCCGACACCACCGACCTCAGGACGGCCCTCACCCCTCTGATCGCCATGCCCGCCCTGAGCTGGCTCCTCTTCCGCGCCCTGCCCGAACCCACCGCCCCCGGCACCCGGACCGCCACACCCGCGTCCGCATCCGCACGGCAAGAGGCGCAGACCCGCACCAACCGGTGA
- a CDS encoding MbtH family protein, with amino-acid sequence MTNPFDDPHTQHRVLVNDEGQHALWPSFAAVPAGWDEAFGPAEHAACLEYVEVHWTDITPRSARVRVA; translated from the coding sequence ATGACCAATCCCTTCGACGACCCGCACACCCAGCACCGCGTCCTGGTCAACGACGAGGGACAGCACGCCCTGTGGCCGTCCTTCGCGGCGGTGCCTGCCGGCTGGGACGAGGCGTTCGGCCCGGCTGAGCACGCGGCCTGCCTGGAGTACGTGGAGGTTCACTGGACCGACATCACCCCCAGGAGCGCCCGCGTACGGGTGGCATGA